In a single window of the Peromyscus maniculatus bairdii isolate BWxNUB_F1_BW_parent chromosome 16, HU_Pman_BW_mat_3.1, whole genome shotgun sequence genome:
- the LOC102909383 gene encoding proto-oncogene Mas, whose amino-acid sequence MDQSNVTSLAEEKTMNTSSRNASLGSSHPPIPIVHWVIMSISPLGFVENGILLWFLCFRMRRNPFTVYITHLSIADISLLFCIFILSIDYALDYELSSGHYYTIVTLSVTFLFGYNTGLYLLTAISVERCLSVLYPIWYRCHRPKHQSAFVCALLWALSCLVTTMEYVMCIDSGEESYSRSDCRAVIIFIAILSFLVFTPLMLVSSTILVVKIRKNAWASHSSKLYIVIMVTIIIFLIFAMPMRVLYLLYYEYWSAFGNLHNISLLFSTINSSANPFIYFFVGSSKKKRFRESLKVVLTRAFKDEMQPRRQEANGNTISIETVV is encoded by the coding sequence ATGGACCAGTCAAATGTGACCTCCCTGGCTGAGGAGAAAACCATGAACACCTCCAGCAGGAATGCCTCCCTGGGGAGCTCGCACCCGCCCATTCCCATAGTGCACTGGGTCATTATGAGCATCTCCCCTCTGGGCTTTGTGGAGAATGGGATTCTCCTCTGGTTCCTCTGCTTCCGGATGAGGAGAAATCCCTTCACAGTCTACATCACCCACTTGTCCATTGCTGACATCTCCCTCctgttttgtattttcattctgTCCATCGACTACGCGTTGGACTATGAACTCTCTTCCGGCCATTACTACACAATTGTTACGTTATCGGTGACTTTTCTCTTTGGCTACAACACGGGCCTCTATCTGCTGACAGCCATCAGCGTGGAGAGGTGCCTGTCAGTCCTCTACCCAATTTGGTACAGGTGCCACCGCCCCAAGCACCAGTCGGCGTTCGTCTGTGCCCTCCTATGGGCGCTTTCGTGCTTGGTGACCACCATGGAGTATGTCATGTGCATCGACAGCGGGGAAGAAAGTTACTCTCGCAGTGACTGCCGGGCGGTCATCATCTTTATAGCCATCCTCAGCTTCCTGGTCTTCACTCCGCTCATGCTAGTGTCCAGCACCATCTTGGTGGTGAAGATACGGAAGAACGCATGGGCCTCCCACTCTTCAAAGCTGTACATCGTCATCATggtcaccatcatcatcttcctcATCTTCGCCATGCCCATGCGGGTCCTCTACCTGCTGTACTACGAGTACTGGTCCGCCTTCGGGAACCTGCACAACATCTCCCTGCTCTTCTCCACCATCAATAGCAGCGCCAACCCTTTCATCTACTTTTTTGTGGGCAGCAGCAAGAAGAAGCGCTTCAGGGAGTCCTTAAAAGTGGTCCTGACCAGGGCTTTCAAAGATGAGATGCAGCCCAGACGGCAGGAGGCCAACGGCAACACCATCTCCATCGAGACCGTGGTCTGA